The following are from one region of the Plutella xylostella chromosome 21, ilPluXylo3.1, whole genome shotgun sequence genome:
- the LOC105381034 gene encoding uncharacterized protein LOC105381034, translated as MCFKVMLELYRNMFQFFVHQCLWSYSFLSFHCGGALRAVVILCMLAAVFLATFIAALFLVICWMGFAQIRIPFTNKTVLCEGNELPESISNAIKWSSDSYNQTYKWAHEQSNRTVHTTTGTFKRIFYAAYNIIGSVVYFVYSVFKKIFNVTKDTVALSYETASRVYGAVKTELVKGKNVTVIAVTTAT; from the exons ATGTGTTTCAAAGTGATGCTTGAGTTGTACCGGAACATGTTCCAATTCTTCGTCCACCAGTGTCTGTGGTCTTACTCGTTCCTCAGTTTCCACTGCGGCGGAGCTCTGCGGGCGGTGGTCATCCTGTGTATGCTGGCTGCAGTATTCTTGGCCACCTTTATAGCTGCTCTGTTCCTGGTCATCTGCTGGATGGGCTTCGCTCAGATCCGCATACCGTTCACGAACAAGACCGTGCTTTGTGAAG GTAACGAACTCCCTGAATCCATATCCAACGCAATAAAATGGAGCAGTGACTCCTACAACCAAACATACAAGTGGGCCCATGAACAATCGAACAGAACCGTCCACACCACAACTGGTACTTTCAAGCGGATCTTCTACGCTGCATATAACATTATAGGCAGCGTTGTTTACTTTGTCTACTCAGTATTCAAGAAGATTTTCAACGTAACTAAAGATACGGTAGCGTTATCCTATGAAACAGCGTCTCGGGTTTATGGCGCTGTTAAAACTGAACTGGTAAAAGGTAAAAATGTTACAGTGATTGCTGTAACGACAGCAACGTAA